One stretch of Leptospira mtsangambouensis DNA includes these proteins:
- a CDS encoding KpsF/GutQ family sugar-phosphate isomerase, translated as MKEKDTISIVKQALDDEISSLVHFRDQLDPSVKDCIDLILKSTGKVIVTGVGKSGDIAKKISHTLSSTGTSAYFLHPTDASHGDSGIVGPDDVVLAIGKSGESEELNYILPTLRKIGAKIVGITANPKSKLASLSDVVIITPVLKEACPLDLAPTSSTTIALVLGDAIAVALMELKNFQANDFALYHPAGRLGKRLSLHLSDVMRKGDKNASIPVDANLETILKEITEKGIGATGVVDSNSKLIGLITDFDIRKFLTKNTLSPTVTAKEMMNANPSSFRPEEKAYDVLIKMESRERPISVAPVVDEKGLFVGMISLHDLLQKGL; from the coding sequence ATGAAAGAAAAAGATACTATCTCAATCGTAAAACAAGCACTAGATGATGAAATATCATCTCTCGTTCACTTTCGTGACCAATTGGATCCATCCGTCAAAGATTGTATTGATCTGATTTTAAAATCCACAGGCAAAGTAATTGTCACTGGTGTTGGGAAATCAGGCGATATTGCCAAAAAAATTTCCCATACACTTTCTTCCACGGGAACCTCTGCTTACTTTTTACATCCAACAGATGCTTCGCATGGGGATTCGGGAATTGTTGGACCAGATGACGTGGTTCTTGCCATTGGCAAAAGTGGAGAATCGGAAGAATTGAATTATATTTTGCCTACACTCCGTAAAATTGGAGCAAAGATAGTAGGAATCACTGCCAACCCAAAATCAAAATTAGCCTCCCTTTCCGATGTGGTCATCATCACACCAGTTCTAAAAGAAGCCTGTCCTTTGGACTTGGCACCTACTTCAAGTACCACAATTGCCTTAGTCCTTGGGGATGCCATTGCCGTGGCACTCATGGAATTAAAGAATTTCCAAGCCAATGATTTTGCCTTGTACCATCCAGCAGGAAGATTAGGAAAACGCCTTTCCTTGCATCTATCAGATGTAATGCGAAAAGGGGATAAAAATGCTTCGATCCCGGTCGATGCCAATCTAGAAACTATTCTCAAAGAAATCACTGAAAAAGGAATTGGTGCCACCGGTGTTGTAGACTCAAATTCCAAATTAATTGGTTTGATTACAGATTTTGACATCCGAAAGTTTTTGACTAAAAATACTCTTTCACCCACTGTCACTGCAAAGGAAATGATGAATGCAAATCCTAGTAGTTTCCGACCAGAAGAAAAAGCATATGATGTTTTAATCAAAATGGAAAGCCGGGAACGACCAATATCCGTTGCACCCGTTGTGGACGAAAAAGGTTTATTTGTGGGAATGATCTCCCTACACGATTTATTACAAAAAGGACTTTAA
- a CDS encoding type I 3-dehydroquinate dehydratase has protein sequence MPDSYKIVASVGEDDLRHLQKKDVKDVDIIEVRLDLFSRNYIQKEMKKKLKALGLPVLFTYRRAEDSSVRSYVKLFHEDVEGILKDFNDNANYLDIELNREDTIFRNYETLNYRIIYSYHSFKKSILANEMTNFIHKAKPVKKKNPIFKFAITPEDIEETADFLNDIKLLSKSNTMIGICMGELGLISRVFGDKFHSSFTYMTLGEPKAPGQISVETFKKLRADLFKSPGSGKESKED, from the coding sequence ATGCCAGATTCATATAAAATTGTAGCTTCTGTTGGTGAAGATGACCTTCGCCATTTACAAAAAAAAGATGTAAAGGACGTTGATATCATCGAAGTCCGATTGGATCTTTTTTCCAGAAACTATATTCAAAAAGAAATGAAAAAAAAGCTAAAAGCTTTAGGTCTTCCAGTTCTTTTTACTTATAGAAGGGCAGAAGATAGCAGTGTACGTTCCTATGTAAAACTTTTCCATGAAGATGTTGAAGGGATATTAAAAGATTTTAATGATAATGCCAACTATCTTGATATCGAGCTCAATCGCGAAGACACCATTTTTCGGAATTACGAAACTTTAAACTATAGAATCATTTATTCTTATCATTCTTTTAAAAAGTCCATCCTTGCAAATGAAATGACCAATTTCATTCATAAAGCAAAACCAGTGAAAAAGAAAAACCCCATCTTCAAGTTTGCAATCACACCTGAAGATATAGAAGAAACTGCAGATTTTTTAAACGATATCAAACTATTATCAAAATCAAATACAATGATAGGAATTTGTATGGGTGAACTAGGGCTTATCTCTCGAGTTTTTGGAGATAAATTCCACTCTTCTTTCACCTATATGACATTAGGTGAACCAAAGGCACCTGGTCAAATTTCAGTGGAAACCTTTAAAAAACTTAGGGCAGATTTGTTTAAAAGTCCAGGCTCAGGAAAAGAATCTAAAGAAGATTAG
- a CDS encoding TRL domain-containing protein — translation MKLSSKSKKKTFAAAILSILFALWTSHCANLGQPQGLGPTGLLYASYSLGLSERNLPKLPLKKGKSCVKRYGFFFTSGNASIGSAANTSGILEIYRIEKEATNYLSLYSSLCTIVWGI, via the coding sequence ATGAAGTTAAGTTCCAAATCAAAAAAGAAAACATTCGCAGCAGCAATCCTCTCGATTTTATTCGCTCTTTGGACTAGTCATTGTGCCAATTTAGGACAACCCCAAGGACTAGGTCCTACAGGTCTTCTCTATGCATCTTATTCCTTAGGTTTATCAGAACGGAACTTACCTAAACTTCCTTTAAAAAAAGGAAAGTCTTGTGTGAAACGATATGGATTCTTTTTTACAAGTGGAAATGCAAGTATTGGTTCTGCAGCTAACACTTCTGGAATTCTGGAGATCTATCGAATCGAGAAAGAGGCAACTAATTACCTCTCTCTTTATTCTTCACTCTGTACTATAGTTTGGGGAATTTAA
- a CDS encoding GMC family oxidoreductase N-terminal domain-containing protein, whose amino-acid sequence MGIPTFNQKIITPKNHTNIIQENQIQNGKWELTADVVVIGSGAGGAVAASELAKNGWKVVLIEEGSYFTPAQFNSDEFISQARLYRDAGFIVTEEQTLSILQGKSIGGSTTVNWQTSLYPPDYVTNEWSERFGWQGYSRDEMDPYVSEVHERLGVHEVPDNLVNANNNVLRVGGKKVGLTPQVLRNNNRGCIGLGRCGLGCPINAKQSAFLTWIPDAIEAGAIVVSNMRAAKIKEGKIKTVIAEFTPDAYEAAPKEVIQIMEIKAPVVIVSAGAIEGPALLQRSGIGNGWVGRNLKVHPTSTIFGKFDSEIKMFHGPPQSIVIKDGHNQNGTGYGYWLEAAPYRPTLASSLVPFYGKQQFDVMKDFTNYNAGIVLVRDGADGEANASVKYSLGRRKVYFELTPTDGLNMLRGLKALAEVTVAAGAKELIFPFTRFTEPYKVTGNDNFDWILKESTKPGDLTVGSAHPHGSIQSANDPEKGAVDLNLEIYGHKNIFVMDASVYPTGLSVNPQITTMSIVLRASRNLASQKEERTKV is encoded by the coding sequence ATGGGAATTCCAACTTTTAACCAAAAAATCATTACTCCAAAAAATCATACAAATATCATCCAAGAAAACCAAATCCAAAATGGAAAATGGGAACTGACTGCAGATGTTGTGGTCATTGGCTCTGGGGCCGGTGGTGCTGTTGCAGCGAGTGAACTTGCAAAAAACGGATGGAAAGTTGTTTTAATTGAGGAGGGAAGTTATTTCACACCTGCCCAATTCAATTCTGATGAATTCATTTCCCAAGCAAGACTGTATCGGGATGCAGGATTCATTGTTACAGAAGAACAAACTTTATCGATTTTACAAGGTAAGTCCATTGGAGGGTCTACAACTGTCAATTGGCAAACCTCATTGTATCCACCTGACTATGTAACCAATGAATGGAGTGAACGTTTTGGATGGCAAGGATACTCCAGAGATGAAATGGATCCTTATGTTTCGGAAGTTCACGAGAGATTGGGAGTACATGAAGTACCAGATAACTTAGTCAATGCGAATAATAATGTGTTACGTGTGGGTGGAAAAAAAGTAGGTCTCACTCCGCAGGTACTTCGTAATAACAATCGTGGTTGTATTGGACTTGGCCGTTGTGGTTTGGGTTGCCCGATCAATGCAAAACAATCTGCATTTTTAACTTGGATTCCGGATGCCATTGAAGCTGGTGCCATTGTTGTTTCGAACATGCGTGCAGCTAAAATCAAAGAAGGCAAAATTAAAACTGTAATTGCAGAGTTTACACCTGATGCGTACGAAGCGGCTCCCAAAGAAGTCATTCAAATCATGGAAATCAAAGCACCGGTTGTGATTGTCAGTGCTGGCGCGATCGAAGGCCCTGCTCTTTTACAAAGGAGTGGGATTGGAAATGGTTGGGTAGGCCGAAATTTAAAAGTCCATCCCACATCTACCATCTTTGGGAAATTTGACTCAGAAATCAAAATGTTCCACGGTCCGCCACAATCCATTGTGATCAAAGATGGTCACAACCAAAATGGAACTGGTTACGGATATTGGTTGGAAGCAGCTCCTTACCGTCCCACATTGGCATCTTCACTCGTTCCTTTTTACGGCAAACAACAGTTTGATGTAATGAAAGATTTTACGAATTACAATGCTGGGATTGTCCTTGTTCGAGATGGCGCAGATGGGGAAGCCAATGCAAGTGTGAAGTATAGTTTGGGAAGACGAAAAGTTTATTTTGAGCTAACACCAACAGACGGCCTCAATATGTTACGTGGTCTGAAAGCTCTTGCAGAAGTAACTGTGGCAGCTGGTGCCAAAGAATTGATTTTTCCTTTTACCAGATTCACAGAACCTTACAAGGTAACAGGAAACGACAACTTTGATTGGATTTTGAAAGAAAGCACAAAACCAGGGGATCTAACCGTCGGTTCGGCGCACCCGCACGGGTCCATCCAGTCCGCAAACGATCCAGAAAAGGGTGCAGTTGATTTAAATTTGGAAATTTATGGTCATAAAAACATATTTGTCATGGATGCCTCAGTTTATCCTACAGGACTTTCGGTGAACCCACAAATAACGACCATGAGTATCGTTCTCAGAGCCTCAAGAAATTTGGCTTCGCAAAAAGAAGAAAGAACGAAGGTCTAA
- a CDS encoding peptidoglycan recognition protein family protein — protein sequence MRENFKKRFRDRIKGVYGSKSLFLALILNPLCQNLVKLSLIFLISTGCIGIFRKAPDYPSIQIKGLVSYNELESTRNVKWNLLSKVRDPKSITAIVLHNSGKRKLPELLRLSVENQFMFHIYVDSDGNIYGDPNFLNHEWSAAPGIDLESIHLVYEGTQETLYNNRKQRGVLNQIISYLTDELNIPKSNYDVISKKGVFTHNQTKRRFGGFVDFSPCGSELALKQILSEIDGEFFEEDDWKDRFVTGWVLKKENKEILKETFKPTNGRGITKAEKINIASLEKDEKGFPPEDYRVKYIFRGKIKPSCVVLHYTAISEYFKSLRTLEARNLTASIMVDNNGKAYQLVDVLEDRAAAATGTNDNCIQIEIVAKDTDELFKQPDQIKTVKDLVIQLTTKYKIPLSNEKLEDLTGVFSHTQAKKKWGGSIFLNAKDFDPGEEYMEMILNSVGGKYYSEPEWKNRKSIDWAILFRNFQP from the coding sequence TTGAGAGAAAATTTTAAGAAACGATTTCGCGATAGAATAAAGGGTGTATACGGCTCCAAGTCTCTTTTCCTTGCTTTGATTTTGAACCCATTGTGTCAGAATCTTGTAAAATTATCACTCATTTTCCTTATTTCCACCGGATGTATTGGTATTTTTCGAAAGGCACCGGACTATCCATCCATTCAAATCAAAGGTTTAGTGTCCTATAACGAACTTGAGTCGACAAGGAATGTAAAATGGAACTTACTTTCTAAAGTTAGAGACCCTAAATCGATTACTGCCATTGTCTTACACAATTCTGGAAAACGAAAGTTACCTGAATTACTAAGACTTTCTGTTGAAAATCAATTTATGTTTCACATTTATGTGGACTCTGATGGAAACATATATGGTGACCCTAACTTTTTAAACCATGAATGGTCAGCGGCTCCAGGAATTGATTTAGAATCCATACATCTAGTCTACGAAGGGACACAAGAAACTCTTTATAATAACCGAAAACAACGTGGAGTTTTGAATCAGATCATTTCTTATCTGACAGATGAATTAAACATCCCCAAATCCAATTACGATGTTATATCAAAAAAAGGAGTTTTCACTCATAATCAAACCAAACGAAGGTTTGGTGGATTTGTGGATTTTTCTCCTTGCGGAAGTGAACTTGCACTCAAACAAATCCTTTCTGAAATCGATGGTGAATTTTTTGAAGAAGATGATTGGAAAGATCGTTTTGTCACAGGTTGGGTCTTAAAAAAAGAAAACAAAGAAATACTAAAAGAAACTTTTAAACCCACCAATGGACGAGGAATCACCAAAGCAGAAAAAATCAACATTGCCAGTTTAGAAAAAGATGAAAAGGGATTTCCTCCGGAAGATTACCGTGTTAAGTACATTTTTCGTGGAAAAATCAAACCGAGTTGTGTTGTTTTACATTACACTGCTATTTCTGAATATTTTAAATCCTTACGTACTTTAGAAGCAAGAAACCTAACCGCATCCATAATGGTGGACAACAATGGTAAAGCTTATCAATTAGTCGATGTTTTGGAAGACAGAGCGGCTGCGGCAACCGGGACAAATGACAATTGCATTCAAATCGAAATTGTTGCAAAAGATACGGATGAACTATTCAAACAACCAGACCAAATCAAAACTGTAAAGGATCTTGTCATCCAATTGACTACCAAATACAAAATTCCCCTTTCAAATGAAAAATTAGAAGATTTAACGGGAGTTTTTAGCCATACACAAGCCAAGAAAAAATGGGGTGGTTCCATTTTCCTAAACGCAAAAGACTTTGATCCAGGCGAAGAGTATATGGAAATGATTTTAAATTCGGTTGGTGGCAAATACTATAGTGAACCAGAATGGAAAAATCGAAAGTCTATTGATTGGGCCATTTTATTTCGTAACTTTCAACCTTAA
- a CDS encoding glycerophosphodiester phosphodiesterase, with translation MSKIQKFKISLILISMVTFILSNCASVDTPSRLRKTIDLQGHRGARGLKPENTWPAFEEAIKYKMVTLELDTVLTKDKRVVIHHDSDTNPIICQNANGTEIKKTSLYELTLAELQSYDCGSKKNPNFPKQIPVPGTKLLSLEEFFEKVILAEKKSKEVYEFNIETKFPDDGSAPDSLVKEHTEKLIQIIEKYKVVDRSTIQSFDLRTLNFSKTKNAKIKTSALFVPTYFQGFLMTIGFGNGYRETILSAAKDKQADIISPYFLYVTPKFVKESHAKGMFVIPWTVNTEKEMKRLVSCGVDGIISDYPDVLDSVVRPKP, from the coding sequence ATGAGCAAAATCCAAAAATTTAAAATTAGTTTAATCTTGATAAGTATGGTCACTTTTATTTTGAGCAACTGTGCCTCAGTGGATACACCGAGTCGTTTGCGCAAAACAATTGATTTACAAGGGCACCGAGGTGCAAGAGGACTCAAGCCAGAAAATACATGGCCTGCTTTTGAAGAGGCAATCAAATACAAGATGGTCACTTTGGAATTGGATACCGTTCTTACCAAAGACAAACGCGTTGTCATTCATCATGATTCCGATACTAATCCGATTATTTGTCAAAATGCCAATGGAACTGAGATAAAAAAAACTTCTCTGTATGAATTAACGTTGGCTGAATTACAATCTTACGATTGTGGTTCCAAAAAAAATCCAAACTTTCCGAAACAAATTCCGGTTCCTGGAACCAAACTGCTTTCCTTAGAAGAATTTTTTGAAAAGGTAATACTTGCTGAAAAAAAATCAAAAGAGGTTTATGAATTTAATATCGAAACCAAATTTCCTGATGATGGTTCTGCACCAGATAGTTTAGTGAAAGAACATACAGAAAAACTGATTCAAATCATTGAAAAGTATAAAGTAGTGGATCGCTCCACCATACAATCTTTTGACCTTCGTACTTTAAATTTTTCTAAAACAAAAAATGCAAAAATTAAAACCAGTGCTTTGTTTGTTCCTACATACTTCCAAGGTTTTTTAATGACAATTGGATTTGGAAATGGATATAGAGAAACAATTTTGTCTGCTGCAAAAGACAAACAAGCTGATATCATTTCCCCTTATTTTTTGTATGTCACACCAAAGTTTGTAAAAGAGTCGCATGCCAAAGGAATGTTTGTGATTCCCTGGACAGTGAATACTGAAAAGGAAATGAAACGACTTGTTTCCTGTGGCGTGGATGGAATTATTTCTGATTATCCAGATGTATTGGATTCAGTTGTTCGCCCAAAACCTTAA
- a CDS encoding TRL-like family protein → MNRTFHFSIPFLILFSLFLGNCASPGFGPRGFLYTKTKIGIFGTGEFSKRRATSCVHSVLGLISFGDASLEFLKSRSKIQNVTETNWTTFAILGMYANLCVEISGNE, encoded by the coding sequence TTGAATCGAACTTTCCATTTTTCTATTCCATTTCTGATTCTTTTCAGTTTGTTTTTGGGGAACTGTGCTTCCCCAGGGTTTGGACCACGAGGGTTTTTATATACCAAAACAAAAATTGGAATTTTTGGAACCGGAGAATTTTCTAAACGAAGAGCTACATCTTGCGTACACTCTGTACTCGGGCTAATTTCTTTTGGAGATGCTTCTTTAGAGTTTTTGAAATCTAGATCCAAAATTCAAAATGTTACAGAAACCAATTGGACTACCTTTGCCATTTTGGGAATGTATGCGAACCTTTGTGTAGAGATTTCCGGTAACGAATGA
- the pepN gene encoding aminopeptidase N, with translation MKQILQTLFILSIVLILDCRLKKPVYHLTQSEAETRFEIIENIKYELDVHLTPKDSFEGKVKIHFFGKKLRDLRLDYYQGKIKSIVLNEEDLTNLPYENGHIQLPANNLMIGNNTLTVEFETPYAKTGNGLHKFTDPDDKEVYLYSQFEAFHANKMFPCFDQPDLKATFKLNATVPKNWKVISTTLPNGQTKGTNLDEISFSFPESAKISTYVFSLHAGPYQVWEDNFESIPLRLFVRKSLAKYVDPKDWFTFTKEGFAFFNSYFGIPYPFLKYDQIIVPEFNFGAMENVGAVTFSERFVSRAPMTRSQRENLSDVVLHEMAHMWFGNLVTMRWWNGLWLNESFATYMASLAQAKNSEFKETWISFFEKMKQWAYDEDSFVTNHPVEAKVSDTEEAFTQFDGITYGKGASVLKQLVYFIGEDSFQRGVQNYLRKYSYSNSTLTDFLKELEFASGFPMKKWSKDWLETKGTNQVELTTICAENQFYWKIVQSAPGLENKLRDHKTILGLYFFDKPNKQLSFEEVPVVYSGRSTNAIFPVKTCPNYTFINAEDHDFSIWKWTESNKESLEYVLEFDTDPLRKLILWTDYFRQVQLANITFDEFKDTAIRLYSSETDIKIKRWILSRVAGDNGSTYFTSRFWFPEEKRIRDLNALQTFIWDELLKAKSGSDEQRYLFVSLVDSTYTTNAKKRLYDFLENKLSVSGLKIDQDLRWNLIVKLSSLETERTQIQNIIDREKKIDPSSRGVNSSLAAEGAEPNRSVKEKWIQILLNPKSSQYSSSTLRVVSYSLFPEHQKEIQLTFLDTYLDALDKFNNGEDENYLDAFAKSLAPDFCTDETLLILKKFTGNHPRLPATVKKTLLKQIDSEKKCIEMKNKHKDLIAN, from the coding sequence ATGAAACAAATCCTACAAACACTTTTTATACTTTCAATCGTTTTGATTTTAGATTGCCGTCTCAAAAAACCGGTCTACCACCTAACACAATCTGAGGCAGAAACTAGATTTGAAATCATCGAAAATATCAAATACGAATTGGATGTCCATCTAACCCCAAAAGATAGTTTTGAAGGAAAGGTCAAAATCCATTTTTTTGGAAAAAAACTCCGAGACCTTCGATTGGACTATTACCAAGGAAAAATCAAAAGTATCGTTTTGAACGAAGAAGATCTTACCAACCTTCCTTACGAAAACGGCCATATCCAATTGCCAGCAAACAATCTGATGATTGGTAACAACACACTCACTGTTGAATTTGAAACTCCTTATGCAAAAACGGGAAACGGCTTACATAAATTCACAGACCCAGATGATAAAGAAGTGTATTTGTATTCTCAGTTCGAAGCTTTCCATGCGAACAAAATGTTCCCTTGTTTTGACCAACCCGATTTAAAAGCAACATTCAAACTAAATGCGACAGTTCCGAAAAATTGGAAGGTTATTTCCACAACCCTTCCGAATGGGCAAACCAAAGGAACCAACCTAGATGAAATTTCGTTTTCATTCCCTGAATCGGCCAAAATTTCAACTTATGTTTTTTCCCTCCATGCAGGCCCTTACCAAGTATGGGAAGATAACTTTGAATCCATTCCTCTTAGGCTATTTGTTAGAAAGTCATTAGCCAAGTATGTAGATCCAAAAGATTGGTTTACCTTTACCAAAGAAGGATTTGCTTTTTTTAATTCTTATTTTGGAATCCCATATCCGTTTTTAAAATATGATCAGATCATTGTTCCAGAGTTTAATTTTGGAGCTATGGAAAATGTAGGAGCCGTTACTTTTTCCGAACGTTTTGTATCTCGTGCGCCAATGACAAGATCCCAAAGAGAAAATCTCTCAGATGTAGTTTTACATGAAATGGCCCATATGTGGTTTGGAAATTTGGTCACAATGCGTTGGTGGAACGGATTATGGTTGAATGAAAGTTTTGCAACTTATATGGCGAGTTTAGCCCAAGCCAAAAATTCCGAATTCAAAGAAACCTGGATTAGTTTTTTTGAAAAAATGAAACAATGGGCTTATGATGAAGACAGTTTTGTCACAAACCATCCTGTAGAAGCAAAAGTTTCAGACACAGAAGAGGCTTTCACACAATTTGATGGAATCACTTATGGAAAGGGTGCATCTGTTCTCAAACAACTAGTTTATTTTATTGGAGAGGATTCTTTCCAACGAGGGGTCCAAAATTACTTAAGAAAGTATTCTTATTCAAATTCTACACTCACTGACTTTTTAAAGGAGTTAGAATTTGCCAGTGGTTTCCCAATGAAGAAATGGTCCAAAGATTGGTTAGAAACCAAAGGAACTAACCAAGTGGAACTAACCACCATTTGTGCTGAGAACCAATTCTATTGGAAAATTGTACAATCAGCTCCAGGTTTAGAAAATAAACTCCGTGACCACAAAACCATTTTAGGGCTTTATTTTTTTGATAAACCAAACAAACAACTTTCCTTTGAAGAAGTTCCTGTGGTGTATTCAGGCCGTTCCACAAACGCAATTTTTCCAGTAAAAACCTGTCCCAATTATACTTTTATCAATGCGGAAGATCATGATTTTTCCATTTGGAAATGGACAGAATCAAACAAAGAAAGTTTAGAATACGTTTTAGAATTTGACACAGACCCATTGAGAAAACTCATCTTGTGGACTGATTACTTTAGGCAAGTGCAATTAGCTAATATTACATTTGATGAATTTAAAGACACAGCGATTCGTTTGTATTCCTCTGAAACTGATATCAAAATCAAACGTTGGATTTTATCTAGAGTGGCAGGTGATAACGGTTCAACCTATTTCACTAGTCGTTTTTGGTTTCCAGAGGAAAAACGAATTCGTGATTTGAACGCCTTACAAACATTCATTTGGGATGAACTTCTAAAAGCAAAATCGGGAAGTGATGAACAAAGATATTTGTTTGTATCGCTTGTTGATTCAACTTATACGACCAATGCAAAAAAAAGATTGTACGACTTTTTGGAAAACAAACTCTCTGTTAGCGGTTTAAAAATCGACCAAGACTTACGATGGAATCTTATTGTAAAGCTGAGTTCTCTAGAAACTGAAAGAACTCAAATCCAAAATATCATTGATCGTGAGAAAAAAATAGATCCTTCAAGCAGAGGAGTAAATTCAAGTTTGGCGGCAGAAGGGGCAGAACCCAATCGTTCTGTAAAAGAAAAATGGATCCAAATTTTACTCAATCCTAAGTCGAGTCAGTATTCCTCCTCTACTCTTCGAGTGGTTTCCTATTCTCTTTTTCCAGAACATCAAAAAGAGATTCAATTAACATTCTTAGATACTTATTTGGATGCTTTGGACAAGTTTAACAACGGAGAAGATGAAAACTATTTGGATGCTTTTGCAAAAAGTTTGGCACCTGATTTTTGTACGGACGAAACACTACTCATCCTTAAAAAGTTTACTGGAAACCATCCCCGTCTCCCGGCTACGGTCAAAAAAACTCTTTTAAAACAAATTGATTCAGAAAAAAAATGTATCGAAATGAAAAACAAACATAAAGATCTAATCGCCAACTAA
- a CDS encoding tetratricopeptide repeat protein yields the protein MESVRKYLSLVFIFVIFQPTLFAIDSDAMKEGKKAFSKKAYGEAIKKFTKHADSHPQDGEAYMYLGYIYEYKKDYPKSIQNFRRAADLDLDKDQRKTVLLKLALFFNYHQDWNLSATYSSRYLKYDPKNEEVQKIYNRAVGNKGNPSSQSYSHPTKVETKPTEQKPSEAKKDSVKKHEDVSDDSEATKPSEHYEQLLANQPNLEDVRWDYVLSLFEEKKYDKAEANLKILIEKNPSRSRYHYKLGIVKLRQDDPKSAIESFERAKKNPFSKDTNVFLYYVYLNEGIAFQKLAELDKAETSFQQAYKQLQKDPPLLALGRLYEQKSDWENCISYSDKALSLNPNQIESHMFRFVCMFEAGKRTKKFETSFAKYAEFIDSKFPDLKQTPEKYQMGFIKLARRYTETNAFDKAESYFSVLEKDPTRSESREFLFYRGRNYFYSGKLDLAISILQKVSGSSSGYYLLARCYSKKGDISKTKEQFKLAADLKPEYWTSDSLEKDFKDIWKDSSFKEFIQTKAGTVTSQIQP from the coding sequence TTGGAATCCGTGCGGAAATATCTTTCCTTAGTTTTTATCTTTGTAATCTTTCAACCTACACTCTTCGCCATTGACAGTGACGCGATGAAGGAAGGAAAAAAGGCTTTTTCAAAAAAAGCTTATGGCGAAGCGATTAAAAAATTTACAAAACACGCCGACTCACACCCGCAAGACGGTGAAGCTTATATGTATTTGGGTTATATCTATGAATATAAAAAAGATTACCCAAAATCGATTCAAAACTTTAGAAGAGCCGCAGATTTGGATTTGGACAAAGACCAAAGAAAAACGGTCCTTTTGAAACTTGCACTTTTTTTTAATTACCACCAAGACTGGAATTTATCAGCAACATACTCTTCTCGTTATTTGAAATATGATCCAAAAAACGAAGAGGTTCAAAAGATCTACAATCGAGCTGTAGGAAACAAAGGGAATCCTTCTTCACAATCGTATTCACATCCAACAAAAGTAGAAACCAAACCTACAGAACAAAAACCATCAGAAGCCAAAAAAGATTCGGTTAAAAAACATGAAGATGTTTCTGATGACTCGGAAGCAACAAAACCTAGCGAACACTATGAACAACTCTTGGCAAACCAACCAAATTTAGAAGATGTACGTTGGGATTATGTGTTGTCATTGTTTGAAGAAAAAAAATACGACAAAGCAGAAGCCAATCTTAAGATCCTGATCGAAAAAAATCCATCTAGGTCTAGATACCATTATAAATTGGGGATTGTCAAACTAAGACAGGATGATCCCAAGTCTGCAATTGAATCATTTGAACGTGCGAAAAAAAATCCATTTTCAAAAGACACTAATGTATTTTTGTATTATGTTTATTTGAATGAAGGTATCGCATTTCAAAAATTAGCTGAACTAGATAAAGCAGAAACTTCCTTCCAACAAGCTTACAAACAATTACAAAAAGATCCTCCTCTTTTGGCTTTGGGAAGGTTGTATGAACAAAAATCAGATTGGGAAAATTGTATTTCTTATTCTGACAAAGCACTTTCTCTAAACCCAAATCAAATAGAATCCCATATGTTTCGTTTTGTTTGTATGTTTGAAGCTGGTAAAAGAACCAAAAAGTTTGAAACTAGTTTTGCAAAATATGCGGAATTCATTGATTCCAAATTTCCGGATTTAAAACAAACCCCTGAAAAATACCAAATGGGTTTTATCAAACTGGCGAGACGGTATACGGAAACCAATGCATTTGACAAAGCAGAATCTTATTTTTCCGTTTTGGAAAAAGATCCGACTCGGTCCGAGTCCCGGGAATTTTTATTCTATCGTGGGCGAAATTATTTTTATTCAGGCAAATTGGACTTAGCCATTTCGATTTTACAAAAAGTATCGGGGTCTTCTTCCGGATATTATCTTCTGGCTAGATGTTATTCTAAAAAAGGGGATATTTCTAAAACCAAAGAACAATTTAAGTTAGCTGCAGATTTGAAACCAGAGTATTGGACTTCGGATTCTTTAGAAAAGGATTTTAAAGATATTTGGAAAGATAGTTCTTTTAAAGAATTTATCCAAACAAAAGCGGGAACTGTAACTTCTCAAATCCAACCATAA